One window of the uncultured Paludibaculum sp. genome contains the following:
- a CDS encoding MoxR family ATPase has product MHGPEAAVSAATRLSELEASLNAVIRGKADVIRMSVVCLLSRGHLLIEDVPGVGKTTLAQALAKTVSCGFQRLQCTADMLPGDILGVTIYNARTGEFEFKPGPIFTSFLLADEINRATPKTQSALLEAMNERQISMDGKTYPMAEPFLVIATQNPVEHHGTYPLPESQLDRFLMRLRIGYPDRASEREILRQSPGTNAPAPQAILTPEELLSVQLAAERVSVDESLVSYMLSIVEATRSHESLLLGVSPRGAQALYRAVQALALLEGRDYVLPDDIKRLAVPVFAHRVVLNQRVSLSNRSTETAERLLAEILNRVEVPL; this is encoded by the coding sequence ATGCACGGCCCTGAGGCCGCGGTCTCGGCCGCCACTAGATTGTCAGAACTCGAAGCGTCGCTCAACGCCGTCATCCGCGGGAAGGCCGACGTCATCCGTATGTCCGTGGTGTGTCTGCTCTCACGCGGGCACCTGCTGATCGAAGACGTGCCCGGCGTCGGCAAGACCACCCTGGCGCAAGCCCTGGCCAAGACCGTGAGCTGCGGGTTCCAGCGCTTGCAGTGTACGGCCGACATGCTGCCCGGCGACATCCTGGGCGTCACCATTTACAACGCCCGTACGGGCGAGTTCGAATTCAAGCCCGGCCCCATCTTCACCAGCTTCCTGCTGGCCGACGAGATCAACCGGGCCACGCCCAAGACGCAATCCGCCCTGCTGGAGGCCATGAACGAGCGCCAGATCTCCATGGACGGCAAGACCTATCCCATGGCGGAGCCGTTCCTCGTCATCGCCACCCAGAACCCGGTGGAGCACCACGGCACTTACCCCCTGCCCGAATCGCAGCTCGACCGCTTCCTCATGCGCCTGCGCATCGGCTATCCGGACCGTGCCAGCGAACGCGAGATCCTCCGCCAGTCACCCGGGACCAACGCCCCGGCTCCGCAGGCCATCCTCACACCCGAAGAGCTCCTCAGCGTGCAACTCGCGGCCGAGCGTGTCAGCGTCGACGAATCCCTCGTCAGCTACATGCTCAGCATCGTCGAGGCCACCCGTTCGCACGAGTCGCTGCTGCTGGGCGTCAGCCCGCGCGGCGCCCAGGCCCTTTACCGCGCCGTGCAGGCCTTGGCTTTGCTGGAGGGCCGCGACTACGTTCTTCCGGACGACATCAAGCGCCTGGCCGTGCCGGTATTCGCGCATCGCGTGGTGTTGAACCAACGCGTGTCGCTCTCCAACCGCTCCACCGAAACCGCTGAGCGGCTGCTGGCGGAAATCCTCAACCGGGTAGAAGTTCCCCTATAA
- a CDS encoding sugar kinase: MSQKPVVTFGEIMLRLAPPGYERLMMSPMLVATYGGGEANVAVSVANYGQPARFVTVLPDNPITEAFVYQMRGFGVDTSYIKRAAGRFGIYFVEPGANQRPSKVVYDRANSSIALAKPGDLDWTAIFAYAGWFHVTGITPALTQSAADLSIEAAKAAQSMGVTVSCDLNYRKNLWKYGKPTQEVMSELVKYVDYAIANEEDCQKALGIKIDVDVHSGKLDQAQYEALAKKVLDTYPNLKAIAITLRESFSASHNGWSACMHNREQFLLSRRYDITHIVDRVGGGDAFAGGLIYGLINLPTHQDALEFAVAGSCLKHSVPGDFNRFTKAEVEALIKEGGSGRVQR; this comes from the coding sequence ATGTCACAAAAACCCGTTGTCACGTTCGGTGAAATCATGCTGCGCCTGGCGCCTCCCGGCTATGAGCGGCTGATGATGTCGCCCATGCTGGTGGCCACCTACGGCGGCGGCGAAGCCAATGTCGCGGTGTCGGTCGCCAACTACGGCCAGCCAGCACGTTTTGTCACGGTCCTGCCGGACAATCCCATCACTGAGGCGTTCGTCTACCAGATGCGCGGCTTCGGCGTCGACACGTCGTACATCAAGCGCGCCGCCGGTCGCTTCGGCATCTACTTCGTCGAGCCGGGCGCCAACCAAAGGCCCTCCAAGGTCGTCTACGACCGCGCCAATAGCTCCATCGCCCTGGCCAAGCCCGGCGACCTCGACTGGACCGCCATCTTCGCCTACGCCGGCTGGTTCCACGTCACCGGCATCACGCCCGCCCTGACGCAATCGGCCGCCGACCTCTCCATCGAGGCCGCCAAGGCCGCCCAGTCGATGGGTGTGACGGTGTCGTGCGATCTCAACTACCGCAAGAATCTGTGGAAGTACGGCAAGCCGACGCAGGAAGTGATGTCGGAGCTCGTGAAGTACGTCGATTATGCCATCGCCAACGAGGAAGACTGCCAGAAGGCGCTGGGCATCAAAATCGATGTCGACGTCCATTCCGGTAAGTTGGACCAGGCGCAGTACGAGGCGCTGGCGAAGAAGGTGCTCGATACGTATCCGAATCTGAAGGCCATCGCCATCACGTTGCGCGAGAGCTTTAGCGCCTCGCACAACGGCTGGTCTGCCTGCATGCACAATCGCGAGCAGTTCCTGCTGAGCCGCCGCTACGACATCACGCACATTGTCGACCGTGTGGGCGGTGGCGACGCGTTCGCCGGCGGCCTGATCTACGGCCTGATCAACCTGCCCACGCACCAGGACGCGCTGGAATTCGCGGTAGCCGGATCGTGCCTGAAGCACTCCGTACCGGGTGACTTCAACCGTTTCACGAAGGCGGAAGTGGAAGCACTGATCAAGGAAGGCGGCAGCGGCCGCGTGCAGCGGTAG
- the ychF gene encoding redox-regulated ATPase YchF: MKTAILGLPMTGKTSLFTILTGVHEATRVGTMEARVGMTKVPDPRLDALAKIFLPPKITHATIEFLDFPAISKEALRDPSYLASLRVVDAIAHVVRVFEDDTVPHEKGSVDPQRDIEDLDMELILSDLVVVEKRLERLEKERKKIRDQSLDREFELLETAKTKLEAGETLRAWELEPADEKLLRGFQFLSQKPILLVMNLGEADAANLSEREQSFRAQVLSGKANAELCAVCGKIEAELAELSPEEAAEYMTSYGLPGSSLSRLINVMYRLLGLMSFLTAGETEVRAWTIPINSTAVKAAGAIHSDFEKKFIRAEVVNWQTLVDQNGYGGLREKGQLRLEGKEYIVKDGDVLVIRHS, encoded by the coding sequence ATGAAAACTGCCATCCTCGGTCTCCCCATGACGGGCAAGACCAGCTTGTTCACCATCCTCACGGGCGTCCACGAAGCCACCCGCGTCGGCACCATGGAAGCCCGCGTGGGCATGACCAAGGTGCCCGATCCGCGCCTCGACGCCCTGGCCAAGATCTTCCTGCCGCCCAAGATCACCCACGCCACCATCGAATTCCTCGACTTTCCGGCCATCTCCAAGGAAGCCCTGCGCGACCCCAGCTATCTCGCCAGCCTGCGCGTGGTGGATGCCATTGCGCACGTCGTGCGCGTCTTCGAAGACGACACGGTGCCGCACGAGAAGGGCTCAGTGGACCCGCAGCGCGATATCGAAGACCTCGACATGGAACTGATCCTCAGCGATCTGGTCGTCGTCGAGAAGCGTCTGGAACGCCTGGAAAAAGAACGCAAGAAGATCCGCGACCAGTCGCTCGACCGCGAGTTCGAACTCCTGGAAACCGCCAAGACCAAGCTCGAAGCCGGCGAGACCCTGCGCGCCTGGGAACTGGAACCCGCCGACGAGAAACTGCTGCGCGGCTTCCAGTTCCTTTCCCAGAAGCCGATCCTGCTGGTGATGAACCTGGGCGAGGCTGACGCGGCCAACCTGTCGGAAAGAGAGCAGAGCTTCCGCGCGCAAGTCCTCTCGGGCAAGGCGAACGCCGAACTATGCGCCGTCTGCGGCAAGATTGAAGCCGAACTGGCCGAGCTGTCGCCCGAAGAGGCCGCCGAGTACATGACCAGCTACGGTCTACCCGGCAGCAGCCTCAGCCGCCTGATCAACGTCATGTACCGCCTGCTGGGCCTGATGAGCTTCCTCACGGCCGGCGAAACGGAAGTCCGCGCCTGGACCATCCCGATCAACTCCACGGCCGTGAAGGCAGCGGGTGCCATCCACTCCGACTTCGAGAAGAAGTTCATCCGCGCCGAGGTCGTGAATTGGCAGACGCTGGTCGATCAGAACGGCTATGGCGGCCTGCGCGAGAAGGGCCAGCTCCGACTGGAAGGCAAGGAGTATATTGTCAAGGACGGCGACGTGCTGGTGATTCGCCACAGCTAG